The following nucleotide sequence is from Trifolium pratense cultivar HEN17-A07 linkage group LG2, ARS_RC_1.1, whole genome shotgun sequence.
aaaaggaatggAATGGATGCTTTACACCTTACCAAAAAGAATGGATGCTTTACACAATCTCATAAACAGGTGTTTTACACAATCTCATAAAATGAGACTTACTAGAGCCTATACACTGTTTCATCAATCTTATAAAATGAGACTTATCCACCATATAGATATACAAAATTCAAAACAGGAAAAAAGCATAGGATACATAGGATTAATACccttattaattaatttctataATGCTACATATTAACTATAACTGAATCTTATCACATCCATCTCCAAGTTGCCCTGTTAAATCTTCATTACTTCTGTACTCCACTATGTCTACAACATTCATATCAGCTTCAACAGTGGTTGTATCTGTCACTAATTGTACAGTTTTCTTAAAAATGATACTTATCACTATATTCAGCCTATTATGCATAACACTAGTAGGCTAGTAGCATCAAAATTCATATCAGCTTCACCAGTGGTTGATCTGTCATACCTATGGTACGTTGAAGATGGTCTTACGTGACCGGCCCTTCCATTccatttttctaaaattattagatgaaaacaaaactggcgtggcagctgagtcacttaaatGACTTGTCATATTAGTGTtaacttggtcaaaattgaccttttacAAAAGGGATAATGATAGAGAGTCAAAAGTGTTATTTTGAAAAGGGTCGTGTTAAACGGTGTCTCCGAGCACTTGTTTGTTAAGCAtgctaaaaaaagaaattaaaatataaaattaaagctagaaaaatgactttttatGTTTCTAATGTATTAAATTCACAAATTTCAAAGTAAAACTTACATAACAAGTGCTCcgagacactgtttagcatttttcttttaaaaattaggGGACAAAAATTGtaagtttttgaaatttaaggaggcaaaagtgcaatttacctacctataaaaaaatacattttgttTTGGGTACCAAAGGCTACTTCATTGTTGTGAGAGGTGAAGCCTCTCCATTCATTATGTAAGACAGAAGTCTTCTGCACCATGGATAGTATGCTATTGATCATCAAAAATACTAATACTGTATTATTCTTCTAACACAAAACACGTCATAGATATGTAACAAACAAAATTGAGGAGGCACCACATGTTATCTCATAAAGTCAAAGTTTAATATTAATTTGTGAGAAAAAATGATTATAGCACCCCATCTCAATATTGACGGAACTCTAATAGATTCAAAATATTTAAGGGATATCAGAGTTTTAATAATTCTTTGATAAAGTCTATTCTTAGCAAGAAATTTGAATGGAATGATTGATATGTAACAATGTTATAATTAGTAGGGATGCAATTAATGTTTAAAATTTGTGATAGGATACATTATCTATATAGTATTGAAATTGATAAATACTACTAGTAATTAAATAACATTTATTTTGTTTCCTAAAACAAGAACTACAAAGAAGAGGCTAAGGTAACATAACAGTAAGACAACTAACAGGGAATGATTTTTGGTCTCAATAATGAAGCAGACATTATCAACTCATCGAAGTAGCCTAATTAAGTCATATAGCCAAACAGCTAATattagctagctagctagctaccTAGTTACTCCCTACTactctataatctataataataatgataactTTATCATTGGACATTAATGTTTATGTCATCAGATTCATTAACCAAACCAAGTATACTATTCCAATAATGCTTATTCTCTTCAAGATTCACGTTACACATCATGCTTCCATCCAAATTTTCATGAAGAACATTTGTTGAAATTGGAGGGGTGTTAATATTATTGTCAAATCCACCACATGATCTAAATGCTTCCACAGCCGCCATTATATCATCATCTTGCTGAAAGTTCAACATGTTGTTGTTATTGACATTGTCATGATCATCATGAGTTTCTGTTGTGTTCTGTTTGGTTAAATTGAATTGTTTCCATATCTCATCATCATTATTGGTGCTTTGATCAGTTAAAGGAAGTAAATTTTGATTGAATGCTACAACATTAATGTTGTTGGTCATAGGAACAGAAACAGGAAGAGACAGAGGAAGAGGCAGAGGAAGTAGAGTTGTTCCAGGGAAGTTTAAAGTGGATGTTGGAGATTCAAGATTTTCATCATTAGATAACATCATAGCATACATGCTATGCactttgttgtttgtttcatcttttgttgttgttgttgttgttggtttgGACCATGAACTCTGCCATGCTTTAAGGATATCAAGACAAGGTGGAAGTGAAGGTTGTTGAAGTGGTGTGATTTTGTTGAGAAATAGTCTTGCTTGTGGTCTGGAGGATTCGAATTCGAGTTGTTTTTGAACTTTCAATTTGT
It contains:
- the LOC123908375 gene encoding transcription factor MYB106-like; this encodes MGRSPCCEKVGLKKGPWTPEEDQKLIAYIEEFGHGSWRALPAKAGLQRCGKSCRLRWTNYLRPDIKRGKFSLQEEQTIIQLHALLGNRWSAIAAQLPRRTDNEIKNYWNTHLKKRLTRMGIDPTTHKPKTDHTSAGSSTCNQYSKDSANLSHMAQWESARLEAEARLVRETNKLKVQKQLEFESSRPQARLFLNKITPLQQPSLPPCLDILKAWQSSWSKPTTTTTTKDETNNKVHSMYAMMLSNDENLESPTSTLNFPGTTLLPLPLPLSLPVSVPMTNNINVVAFNQNLLPLTDQSTNNDDEIWKQFNLTKQNTTETHDDHDNVNNNNMLNFQQDDDIMAAVEAFRSCGGFDNNINTPPISTNVLHENLDGSMMCNVNLEENKHYWNSILGLVNESDDININVQ